The Podospora pseudopauciseta strain CBS 411.78 chromosome 7 map unlocalized CBS411.78m_7.2, whole genome shotgun sequence genome contains a region encoding:
- a CDS encoding uncharacterized protein (EggNog:ENOG503NWAI; COG:E), whose product MATPKKQLHLTAFMRPVSLHTGAWRYPGAVPNANFSLPHLKSFIQKLEAAKFDAFFMADHLAVLNMPIEALQRSHTVTSFEPFTLLSALSAVTEKIGLAATASTTYDEPYHVARRFASLDHLSSGRAAWNIVTTGNPESAKNFGLDEHVEHSERYKRAREFYEVVTGLWDSFADDAFDSQSQESGIYFDPSKLHVLNHKGESLKVRGPLNIARPVQGWPVIVQAGQSEPGKQLAAETAEVVFCSPRDIQGAKELYEDIKGRAEKYGRNRDSLRILPAALVIVGDTVQDAKEKRLKLDSLVHYDSAIASLSIALGSDASGFDPDGPLPDDIADTNASKTGRAGVIKLARDEGLTVKQLAQRYGGYAGLAFVGTPQSIADEMEEWLSQGAADGFTVTFPFVPQGIDDVTQRLVPELQRRGLFRTEYEGSTLREHLGLSRPNNRFFT is encoded by the coding sequence ATGGCTACCCCGAAGAAGCAGCTGCACCTCACAGCGTTTATGCGCCCAGTCTCGCTCCATACAGGAGCATGGCGCTACCCCGGTGCTGTTCCCAATGCCAACTTTTCTCTCCCGCATCTCAAGTCCTTCATTCAAAAGCTCGAAGCTGCCAAGTTCGATGCCTTCTTCATGGCCGATCACCTAGCAGTCTTGAACATGCCCATCGAGGCCCTGCAGCGATCTCACACCGTCACCTCCTTTGAGCCATTCACTCTTCTGTCCGCATTGTCCGCTGTGACAGAGAAGATCGGCCTCGCGGCCACAGCCTCGACTACATACGACGAACCGTACCACGTTGCCCGCCGCTTCGCCAGCTTGGACCACCTCTCCTCGGGCAGAGCAGCCTGGAACATCGTCACGACCGGCAATCCGGAATCTGCCAAGAATTTTGGGTTGGATGAGCACGTGGAGCATTCTGAGCGGTACAAGCGAGCCAGGGAGTTTTACGAGGTTGTCACTGGGCTGTGGGATAGTTTCGCGGACGACGCGTTCGACTCTCAGAGTCAGGAGTCCGGGATCTACTTTGATCCTTCCAAGCTTCACGTACTCAACCACAAAGGGGAGAGTCTCAAAGTGAGGGGGCCTTTGAACATTGCGAGACCGGTACAAGGGTGGCCAGTGATTGTTCAGGCTGGGCAGTCAGAGCCGGGGAAACAGCTTGCCGCAGAGACGGCAgaggtggtgttttgttCGCCGAGGGATATTCAAGGTGCGAAGGAATTGTATGAGGATATCAAGGGAAGGGCAGAGAAGTATGGCAGGAATAGGGACAGCTTGAGGATTCTGCCGGCCGCCTTGGTGATTGTTGGTGATACGGTTCAGGAtgccaaggagaagaggttgaagcTTGATAGCCTGGTTCATTATGATAGCGCGATTGCCTCGCTGTCCATTGCTCTTGGTAGCGATGCTTCAGGGTTCGATCCTGATGGTCCACTGCCAGATGATATTGCAGACACCAACGCCAGCAAGACTGGGAGAGCAGGGGTTATCAAGCTCGCAAGGGATGAAGGCCTGACAGTCAAACAGCTTGCCCAAAGATATGGAGGGTATGCGGGGCTGGCCTTTGTTGGTACACCCCAGAGCATTGCTGACGAGATGGAGGAATGGCTGTCACAAGGGGCCGCAGATGGTTTTACTGTCACTTTCCCTTTTGTCCCCCAGGGAATAGATGATGTCACGCAGAGACTGGTTCCTGAACTTCAGAGACGGGGCTTGTTCAGAACTGAGTATGAGGGGAGTACTTTGAGGGAGCACCTTGGACTGTCCAGGCCGAACAATCGTTTCTTTACCTGA
- the SEC11C gene encoding Signal peptidase complex catalytic subunit S11C (MEROPS:MER0000600; COG:U; EggNog:ENOG50KOG3342), protein MSFLRSPFVQHLLGILQVVSACFMAWKGACLLSGTPYPAVVVITNSMAPAFDPGDILLVHRHPAHDGRVRVGDLPVILNPDRPFPFIHRVVGVFYDDNQEEMVLTKGDNNELNDSVGMMYPGGQEYISRRNIAGFVRGYVPLLGWVVIFLQDPVRTMERLLSSGDELGPNNFI, encoded by the exons ATGTCTTTTCTACGGTCGCCCTTTGTGCAGCATCTCCTGGGCATCCTTCAGGTCGTGTCGGCATGTTTCATGGCATGGAAGGGCGCCTGCCTTCTTTCTGGCACTCCCTAcccggccgtggtggtcaTCACCAACTCGATGGCCCCGGCCTTTGATCCGGGGGACATCTTGCTCGTCCATCGCCACCCGGCACATGACGGGAGAGTAAGGGTTGGTGACCTTCCCGTCATCCTCAATCCTGATCGACCATTTCCTTTTATTCACcgggttgttggtgtgttTTATGATGACAATCAGGA GGAGATGGTGTTAACCAAAGGTGACAACAATGAGCTGAACGATTCAGTTGGAATGATGTATCCTGGTGGGCAGGAATACATCTCTCGACGTAACATCGCCGGCTTCGTCAGGGGCTATGTTCCTTtgctgggttgggttgttATTTTTTTGCAGGACCCTGTCCGTACTATGGAGCGGTTGCTATCTTCAGGTGACGAGCTCGGGCCTAACAACTTTATATGA
- a CDS encoding uncharacterized protein (EggNog:ENOG503P991) codes for MPSFTTKAAAVALALSYFSVQQVQCPPVFIGPILTVVGAVAGFAVEVTGAVLKCELGDCTDDRRRSVAGGLRARMLKARPILTGRQATPPTAPEGVPQFEFDRCFNDINGGSVLLEGPVENNGIRISGLPATCMNLATVLDGDASGGPPPTPCGSDCLLYNNLSAAEYNNLRGILNDWAGA; via the exons ATGCcttccttcaccaccaaggcCGCCGCTGTTGCGCTCGCGCTCAGCTACTTCTCCGTCCAGCAGGTCCAGTGCCCCCCGGTGTTCATCGGGCCCATCCTCACCGTCGTTGGCGCAGTTGCAGGCTTCGCCGTCGAGGTCACTGGTGCCGTCCTGAAGTGCGAACTCGGAGACTGCACCGACGACAGACGCCGCAGTGTGGCCGGCGGTCTCCGTGCCCGCATGCTCAAGGCGCGCCCCATCTTGACTGGCCGCCAGGCAACTCCCCCAACCGCCCCCGAGGGTGTGCCCCAGTTTGAGTTCGACAGGTGCTTCAACGACATCAACGGTGGAAGCGTCCTCCTTGAGGGTCCGGTGGAGAATAACG GCATCCGCATCAGCGGTCTTCCTGCTACCTGCATGAACCTTGCTACTGTTCTTGATGGCGACGCTTCTGGTGgaccccctcccacacctTGCGGCTCTGACTGCCTGCTGTACAACAACCTCAGTGCCGCCGAGTACAACAACCTGCGCGGTATCTTGAACGACTGGGCCGGCGCTTAG
- a CDS encoding uncharacterized protein (COG:S; EggNog:ENOG503PFXY): MNVVILNYGKRDISLTIMHSTVFTPLWSFSLASLITILSLGQGKGIRKLSLLAIWPLNFLSLNTCHHLTWPGGLNSTYASLVIFYFLHTLKILVLDHQPPKSPGFINAYKLWNNPRGLEAPPVVFSTTHNKNPQSRLRFAILQLVKIALLFTADTHLVQGVISVFVFTGAKPSDFAPDYEVFRFQPLTGRQLLIRAGISVNWIWTAFYLLEASRCALSLAFVAVLRWDEPEEWPSIWGRAANATSVRGFWGKVWNRITIPTFAFYAGLFLGVLGVEKKTGLRKTLVPLFVFLLSGLSHGLGGWAVGDGAMGRDVLFFFLNFVACAVETFVGKTAGWKSCKRGVPSWAVRTAGMMYLFGFFFMVVPLWMYPKIYVALGM; encoded by the coding sequence ATGAATGTTGTCATTCTCAACTACGGAAAGCGCGACATTTCACTCACGATTATGCATTCGACAGTATTCACCCCTTTATGGTCTTTTTCTCTGGCGAGCCTCATCACGATATTGTCTCTAGGCCAAGGAAAAGGAATCCGAAAGCTTTCACTGCTCGCCATATGGCCACTCAACTTCCTGTCTCTGAACACTTGCCACCACCTGACATGGCCTGGAGGGCTCAACAGCACCTACGCCAGTCTCGTCATCTTCTACTTTCTTCACACTCTCAAAatccttgttcttgaccaccaaccaccaaaatcTCCGGGTTTCATCAACGCTTACAAACTCTGGAACAACCCTCGAGGGCTTGAAGCCCCCCCAGTGGTATTCTCCACTACTCACAACAAGAACCCCCAATCCCGGCTCAGATTCGCCATCCTTCAGCTCGTCAAGatcgccctcctcttcacagCAGACACGCACCTCGTCCAAGGTGTCATTTCCGTATTTGTCTTCACAGGCGCCAAACCATCGGATTTTGCCCCTGACTACGAAGTCTTTCGCTTCCAACCACTCACCGGTAGACAGCTCCTCATCCGAGCCGGCATCTCGGTGAACTGGATCTGGACAGCGTTTTACCTTCTTGAAGCCTCCCGTTGTGCTCTCTCGCTTGCGTTCGTTGCAGTCctgagatgggatgaaccGGAGGAGTGGCCCTCGATCTGGGGGCGTGCGGCGAATGCGACGTCTGTGAGGGGCTTTTGGGGGAAAGTGTGGAATAGGATTACGATCCCGACGTTTGCGTTCTATGCGGGCCTCTTCTTGGGTGTACTTGGCGTTGAGAAGAAAACAGGTTTGAGAAAGACATTGGTACCCCTGTTTGTTTTTTTACTTTCGGGCTTGTCACACGGCTTGGGGGGATGGGCTGTTGGTGACGGGGCGATGGGTCGGGAtgtcttgttctttttcttgaaCTTTGTGGCTTGTGCCGTGGAGACTTTTGTCGGGAAGACGGCGGGGTGGAAGAGTTGCAAGAGAGGGGTGCCGTCTTGGGCGGTGAGAACGGCCGGGATGATGTACCTGTTTGGATTCTTCTTTATGGTGGTCCCGCTGTGGATGTACCCCAAGATCTATGTTGCTCTGGGTATGTAG
- a CDS encoding uncharacterized protein (COG:S; EggNog:ENOG503P4GD), which translates to MWPWRGVFTTRLPSCWLCRTRLLFIIHYPSVPKMRSTRSRSAAAKALQSVAEASTPSSALPKPTPARVKATAAEAAKPPSMPTPQTTTAAQTPPLTPTPETLSFPTSASFTSWLGTNYSTTPLGIWLKISKKNSNIPSISYDEAIDCALCYGWIDGQRKALDSLYFLQRFTPRRKNSMWSKRNVQKVAALTLAGRMEEAGLAEVKRAQEDGRWDRAYDGASMMEMPEDFGAALAGNDKAKGFWEGLGKTKRYTFLMKLVTTKRAETRTRKIGEFVALLEEGKTL; encoded by the coding sequence ATGTGGCCTTGGCGCGGGGTGTTCACAACGCGCCTCCCAAGTTGTTGGCTTTGTCGAACGCGTCTTCTCTTCATCATTCATTATCCATCAGTTCCGAAAATGAGGTCGACCCGAAGTCGCTCCGCGGCAGCCAAAGCCCTTCAGTCAGTCGCTGAAGCCTCAACACCGAGCTCAGCTCTGCCCAAACCGACACCCGCGCGGGTcaaagcaacagcagcagaagcagcaaaACCACCATCCATGCCAACCCCACAAACAACGACCGCCGCTCAGACTCCACCgctaaccccaaccccggaAACCCTCTCTTTCCCAACCTCTGCCTCGTTCACCAGCTGGTTAGGCACGAACTATTCGACAACACCCCTCGGAATCTGGCTCAAGATCTCCAAGAAAAACTCCAACATTCCCTCCATCTCCTACGATGAGGCCATCGACTGCGCTCTCTGCTACGGCTGGATCGACGGCCAGCGCAAGGCCCTCGACTCGCTCTACTTCCTCCAGCGATTCACCCCCCGAAGGAAGAACAGCATGTGGTCCAAGCGCAACGTCCAAAAGGTTGCTGCCTTGACCCTAGCAGGAAGAATGGAAGAGGCAGGATTGGCAGAGGTCAAGCGGGCACAGGAAGACGGACGCTGGGACAGGGCATACGATGGGGCTAGCATGATGGAGATGCCCGAGGACTTTGGCGCCGCGCTGGCGGGGAATGACAAGGCAAAGGGGttctgggaggggttggggaagacgAAGAGGTATACTTTTTTGATGAAGCTCGTGACAACCAAACGGGCAGAGAccaggacgaggaagattgGGGAGTTTGTCGCATTGTTGGAAGAGGGCAAGACACTGTGA